The genomic DNA CGCGAATCGATCAGGGCCTGGGTGCCGCCGGCGCGCTTCTGGCGCTCGCCGCGACCGCCCGCCACGCGATGGCAGGCCCCGGCAAGGCCGTCCCCGACCTGATCGTCGGCCACGGCACGCTCGGTCGCCTGCTGGCCCGCCTGACCGTCCTGTCCGGCGCACCCGCACCCACCGTCTGGGAAATCGACCCTGCGCGCCGCACAGGTGCTACGCATTACCAAGTCATCGACCCCGCCACGGACCCGCGCCGCGACTACCAGTCGATCTACGACGTGTCCGGCCAATCCGCCCTGCTGCCCGACCTGATCGGGCGCCTCGCCCGCGGTGGAGAGATCGTGCTCGCCGGCTTCTACACCGAAGCACTCAGTTTCGCCTTCCCGCCCGCCTTCATGAAAGAAGCGCGCCTGCGCATCAGCGCCGAATGGCAACCCGCCGACATGATCGCCACCCGCGCGCTGGTGGAATCCGGCGACCTGATCCTTTCCGACCTCATCACCCACACTATGCCCGCGACGCAGGCGCCCGCCGCCTATCGCACCGCCTTTACCGACACATCCTGCCTTAAAATGATCCTCGATTGGAATGCCGCATGAAAGACGAAGTCCCGAACCTGCGCGACTACGACAAGGCCCTCCGCGAGGAGGCTGCGGCCCCCACACTCGAAGTCCCGCAGGGCGCCCCCACCTCCAAGACGCAGATCATCGCAATCTACGGCAAGGGCGGCATCGGCAAGTCCTTCACCCTCGCCAACCTCAGCCACATGATGGCCGAGATGGGCAAGCGCGTGCTGCTGATCGGCTGCGACCCCAAATCCGACACCACGTCCCTGCTCTTCGGCGGCAAGGCTTGCCCCACGATCATCGAGACCTCCTCCAAGAAAAAACTGGCCGGCGAAGAAGTCGCCATCGGCGATGTCTGCTTCAAACGCGGCGGCGTCTTTGCGATGGAACTCGGCGGGCCAGAGGTCGGTCGCGGCTGCGGCGGCCGCGGCATCATCCACGGGTTTGAGCTGCTGGAGAAGCTGGGCTTTCATGACTGGGACTTCGACTACGTCCTGCTCGATTTCCTCGGCGACGTGGTCTGCGGCGGCTTCGGCCTGCCGATCGCCCGCGACATGGCGCAAAAGGTCATCCTCGTCGCCTCCAACGACCTGCAATCCCTCTACGTCGCCAACAACGTCTGCTCTGCGGTGGAATACTTCCGCAAGATGGGCGGCAACGTCGGCGTGGCAGGGCTGGTCATCAACAAGGACGACGGCACGGGCGAAGCGCAGGCCTTTGCCGCAGCGGTCAAGATCCCCGTCCTCGCCGCCATTCCGCAGAACGACGACCTGCGTAAGAAATCCGCGAACTACCAGATCGTCGGCACCCACGAATCGCAATGGGGTCCGATGTTCGAAGGTCTGGCCGAGGCCGTGGGCATCGCCCCGCCCGTCCGCCCGACACCACTGGATCAGGATGGTCTGC from Loktanella sp. M215 includes the following:
- a CDS encoding chlorophyllide a reductase iron protein subunit X; its protein translation is MKDEVPNLRDYDKALREEAAAPTLEVPQGAPTSKTQIIAIYGKGGIGKSFTLANLSHMMAEMGKRVLLIGCDPKSDTTSLLFGGKACPTIIETSSKKKLAGEEVAIGDVCFKRGGVFAMELGGPEVGRGCGGRGIIHGFELLEKLGFHDWDFDYVLLDFLGDVVCGGFGLPIARDMAQKVILVASNDLQSLYVANNVCSAVEYFRKMGGNVGVAGLVINKDDGTGEAQAFAAAVKIPVLAAIPQNDDLRKKSANYQIVGTHESQWGPMFEGLAEAVGIAPPVRPTPLDQDGLLGLFDAKDTGGDYKLVPATDLDMRGKHGTPKASLEVIYDDA
- the bchC gene encoding chlorophyll synthesis pathway protein BchC, with amino-acid sequence MHTTAVLLQAPGQLTLEQVGLHAPGAADVVVQIRHSGISTGTEKLFYTGTMPPFPGMGFPLVPGYEAAGEVVEAGPDADIPVGTHVFVPGANCYDGAFGLFGAAAQTVTTAASRVTRIDQGLGAAGALLALAATARHAMAGPGKAVPDLIVGHGTLGRLLARLTVLSGAPAPTVWEIDPARRTGATHYQVIDPATDPRRDYQSIYDVSGQSALLPDLIGRLARGGEIVLAGFYTEALSFAFPPAFMKEARLRISAEWQPADMIATRALVESGDLILSDLITHTMPATQAPAAYRTAFTDTSCLKMILDWNAA